In Candidatus Hydrogenedentota bacterium, one genomic interval encodes:
- the pstS gene encoding phosphate ABC transporter substrate-binding protein PstS produces MLLRGIHAAFGLLCLVAFLHACSAGPTGGSGASLTRLQGAGASFPAPLYMKWFRDFSDLRDGVQVDYQSVGSGSGVKSLIDRTVDFAASDAAMTDEELAQVPDGVVLLPMTAGKIVLAYNVEGVAGLRLSRAAYSGIFLGAITRWNDPAIVATNPGVALPDAPINVVVRADSSGTSYVFTQHLSAISSEFAAGPGTSKSPNWPVGTRAKGNEGVTASLMTTPGSIGYVEYGYASGQKLPMALLENRSGAYVAPTPASGQAALTSAALPDNLVGWIPDPEGADSYPIVSYTWLIGYRTYGDASKAAIFRELVNFCLEAGQADSEALGYLPLPAEIIARVRAAAAEIH; encoded by the coding sequence ATGTTACTGCGCGGTATCCATGCCGCTTTCGGCCTGCTCTGCCTGGTCGCCTTTTTGCACGCTTGCTCGGCGGGGCCCACCGGCGGCTCCGGGGCTTCTCTCACCCGCCTTCAGGGCGCGGGGGCAAGTTTTCCCGCGCCGCTGTACATGAAGTGGTTCCGGGATTTTTCGGACCTTCGGGACGGCGTTCAGGTGGACTACCAGTCCGTTGGCAGCGGGAGTGGCGTCAAGAGCCTGATCGACCGGACCGTGGATTTTGCGGCGAGCGACGCCGCGATGACCGACGAGGAGCTGGCGCAGGTACCCGATGGGGTCGTGCTGCTTCCCATGACGGCCGGGAAGATCGTGCTGGCGTACAACGTGGAAGGGGTCGCCGGGCTGCGTCTTTCGCGGGCGGCCTATTCGGGTATCTTCCTGGGCGCCATCACGCGCTGGAACGATCCGGCCATCGTGGCGACGAACCCCGGCGTGGCGCTGCCTGATGCTCCTATCAACGTGGTGGTGCGGGCGGACAGCAGCGGGACATCGTACGTGTTCACGCAACACCTGAGCGCGATCAGTTCTGAATTCGCGGCGGGCCCGGGGACGAGCAAATCGCCGAACTGGCCGGTGGGCACGCGGGCGAAGGGCAATGAAGGGGTGACCGCGAGTCTGATGACGACGCCGGGGTCCATTGGCTACGTGGAATACGGGTACGCTTCGGGCCAGAAACTTCCGATGGCGCTGCTGGAGAACCGGTCCGGGGCCTATGTCGCGCCGACTCCGGCTTCGGGCCAGGCGGCATTGACGAGCGCGGCGCTGCCAGACAACCTGGTGGGCTGGATCCCGGATCCGGAAGGCGCGGACAGCTACCCGATCGTGTCGTACACCTGGCTTATCGGGTATCGCACCTACGGCGACGCCTCGAAGGCCGCGATCTTCCGCGAACTGGTGAATTTCTGCCTGGAGGCGGGACAGGCCGACAGCGAAGCGCTGGGGTATCTTCCGCTTCCCGCGGAGATCATCGCGCGGGTCCGGGCGGCCGCCGCCGAGATTCATTGA